The sequence below is a genomic window from Inquilinus sp. KBS0705.
GCAGATATTCTAAATATTCTTTGGTTTGCAACAACAAGCCGTTATTAGCCGGTACAGGCTCGATGATGACTGCCGCTATCTGCCCTCCAAACTCATTAAAGGCCTCCTCAAGGGCTTTTATATCATTTAACGATACCACTATAGTTTCGTCGGCAAAAGCCTTTGGCACGCCCGCAGATGAGGTTTCGCCAAAGGTTACTAAACCCGAGCCCGCCTTTACCAGCAAGCTATCTGAATGGCCATGGTAGCAGCCTTCAAATTTTAAAACTTTATCTCGTTTGGTATAGCCCCTTGCCAGCCTTATGGCCGACATTACCGCCTCGGTACCCGAGCTTACAAAACGTATTTTTTGAATGAATTTATTGTTACCCAATATCAGTTCGGCCAATTCATTTTCCAGTGCTGTTGGTGCACCAAACGACATGCCATTTTGCATCACCTCGGTTACCTTGTTGCGTACCGCGGGGTGGTTATGCCCTAAAATAAGCGGCCCCCACGAGCAGCAAAAATCTATAAACTCGTTACCATCAGCATCCCAAATATGGCTGCCATCACCCTTTTCAATAAACAGCGGCGTGCCGTAAACAGATTTAAAGGCACGCACCGGCGAGTTTACCCCACCCGGAAAGTACGTTTTGGCTTTTTCGTATAATGCTGCAGATTTTACTCTGCTGATATCAGGTACTTGTGTCATTTGTCTTTATTCTTTATCCTGCCGTCATTGCGAGGCACAAAGCAATCTCCCTTTAAGCATATCGGTTATGCATAGTTTTGAGATTGCTTCGTACCTCGCAATGACGCTTTATTAGCTTAAGCTTGCTTACAACCACTTATTCAATAACACTTCTTTAGCGTGATAAGTCAATATCGCGTTTGCCCCTGCCCTGCGTATGCTGGTAAGCACCTCGGTAATGGCGCGCTGCTCGTTTAACCAGCCTTTTTGTATGGCTGCCTTTATCATGGCATACTCACCGCTTACATTGTAGGCCGCTACGGGTAGCTGGGTATTATCCTTTATCAGTTTTATTACATCAAGGTAAGGCAATGCCGGTTTTACCATTAAAAAGTCCGCGCCTTCAATTTCGTCTAACCTGGCCTCAATTAAAGCTTCGCTTTGGTTGGCGGGGTTCATCTGGTAAGTTTTTTTATCGCCGAACTTAGGGGCCGAGTTTAAGGCATCCCTAAACGGGCCATAAAAGGCACTGGCATATTTGGCCGAGTACGACATGATAGATACACCGCTAAAGCCATTATCATCTAACACCTTGCGTATATAGCCCACCCTGCCATCCATCATATCTGATGGGGCAATAATATCGGCACCGCTACGGGCATGGGCCAGTGCCATTTTCCCCAATATCTCCAGTGTCTCGTCGTTCAGTATTTCGCCATTCTCTACAACGCCGTCGTGTCCGTCGCTGCTGTAGGGGTCCATGGCTACATCGGTTATTACACAAGCTTCAGGGAATTCCTTTTTTACGGCACGTATGGCACGCAGGTACAGGCTTTCGTCGCGATAGCTTTCGGTAGCGTATTTATCTTTTAAGGCTTCATCGATATTAGGGAAAAGATCAAACGAATTTAACCCCAGTTTAAGACAGCTCTCTACCTCGCGCAGCAAATTATCTACAGAGTATCGGTAAATGCCCGGCATTGATGCCACTTCGCTCTTTTGGTTATCGCCATCGATAATGAATAAAGGAAATATCAGGTTTGCCGCACTCACATGCGTTTCCTGCACCATTTGGCGTATCACTTCACTTTTCCGGTTTCTTCTTGGTCGTTGTAACATGTTTTAGTTCATTAGTTCACTGGTTCATCGGTTTATTAGTTTAAAGCGGGCTATAAAAGCGACACCAATGAACTAATGAGCAAATGAACCAATGAACGTCTATAGTCCAAACACTGCCTCTGCTAATCCCACCTCATCGGGCGAGAATGGCAGGGTATATTTAACACCCATTTCATCAAATTTGCTACCTGTTGATTTACCAATGGCAACAACCTTTTGGTTGGGTTCTAACAAATTATCTGCAAAATAAGCCTCTACGTTTGATGGGCTGGTGAACACCACCACATCCGCACCTGTTGGCTCTACATCCTCTTCCAGTACGGTCTCGTAAACCGACAGGTCGATGATCTTCGTATCGGCCGATAAGCCTTTTTGTATACTGCGCATTGAACCTTCGGCACCGGGGAAACAAACTGTTTTACCATTGGCCAGGGCCGCAAATTCGGCAGCTACTTCAGCAGTATCAACGCCTTCGCCCACGTAATTGGTAAAGTAGCCTTTACGGCGCAGCATTTCTTCAGATCCGCTGCCCATCACGCCAAACTTTACGTTTTTAGAAAATTGAGGGTTCAGTTTAAAAAAGTACTCTACCGCGTTTTTGCTCGAGAAAAATATCCAATCGACATTACGCAGTATATAAGAGTCTAATTTGGTAATAACAGGCACGGTGCGTATCAACGAGCGTGCCTCTATGGTAATATTATGCTTTTCGAGCGCTTTGCGGAAGTAGCTTTGCTCAGATAATTCGCGGGTTATAAATACGCTTTGCGGATACTTACGGGCCTTATCAAATTTAGCCACTACCTTTTGGGCCATGCCTTCGGTAGTCTCGGCTTCTATAAACAGCCTGTCTGGGAATTGATCACCCTCATCGGCCTTTGAGGTAAACACCTGGAACTTGCCATCATCCTTACGGCAATAGCAGCCCAATGGCAAGTGGCATCCACCGCCAAACAGTTTTAGCACGGTACGTTCTACCGCTAATTCCTCGGCAACATCCGGGTGGTTTAAGGCCTGTAAGGCTTCAAACAATTCGGTATTGTTTTCCTGTATCTGTATAGCCAATACGCCCTGTGCAGGCGCAGGTATCAATTCGTTTGGTGTAAGTACTTCTACGTGCAGGTCGCTCAAATCTAACCCTAAACGGCTTACACCAGCTTTGGCTATCATAATAGCGTCGTAATTCTCGTCGCGTAGTTTATTGATGCGGGTAGGCACATTACCGCGCAGGTCCTGTATCTCCAGGTCGGGGCGGTAGGCCAACAGCTGCGCCTTACGCCTGTTAGATGATGTACCCACAATAGCGCCATATTTTAAGGATAGCTTTTGGTGCACATCCACGCAATCTTTCAATATCAGTAATAACTCAGATGGGTCTTCCCTTTCAGATACAGCTGCTATGATCAGTCCCGGCGGGTTCTCGGTAGGCAGGTCTTTATGCGAATGTACGGCAAGGTCAATGGTACCCGCCAGCAATTCTTCCTCCAGCTCTTTTGTAAAAAAGCCCTTTCCTTCCAGTTTATCAAAACTTAGGTTAAGTATCCGGTCGCCTTGTGTTTTTATAATTTTTAGTTCGGCGGTAATACCAATGTTTGCCAGGCTATCCTTTACAAAGTTAGCCTGCCATAAGGCTAATTCGCTGCCACGCGTTCCTATAATTACTGTTCTATCCAAAGGGGTATGAGTTTACACTGCAAATTTAATTTTTTATGCTGATGATAGTAACATCAATAAATCTAATTGCAACTAAATGACCTAATGAACTTGCATAATTAAAAAAAGAGATGCTGCCGCGAGTTTAGCGCAGCGTAACTCGTGGTGTAGCATAGCTAAAGCTTTCAGCTTTACTACCAATTTACTAATTTACCGCAATGAGCCGTAACTATAAATTCCACGACCAGCAACGCCCTTATTTTGTAACATTCTCTGTAGTAAGATGGATAGATGTATTTACCAGGCGTGAATACAAAGACATACTTATTGATAGCCTAAAATATTGTATTGAACATAAAGGCCTGCAATTATACGCATGGGTTATTATGAGCAACCACGTACACCTGACAATTGGCACTAATAATAAACCAATGCAAGATATTTTAAGAGATATAAAAAGGCATACTTCAAAGCAAGTTACAAAAGCAATTAGTGAGAATACCCAAGAAAGCAGGCGGGAATGGATACTATGGTTTTTTGAGCGGGAAGGCAAAGGGAACCCTAATAACGAACAATATCAATTTTGGCAGCAGGGAAGTCATCCTATTGAGCTATGGAGCAACGATGTTATAGACCAAAAATTGGATTACATCCATAACAATCCGGTAAAAGCTGGATGGGTTGATGAGCCCGAACATTACCTATACAGCAGCGCACGTGATTACGCGGATGGTAAGGGATTGCTGGATGTTTTATTATTGATTTAGTGTAATGTAAGCTGAAAGCTTACCTTGTGCTTTACCACGAGTTACGCTATGCTAAACTCGCGGCAGCTATTAGGGGAAGTACGCTTGCGCCTAATTATTATTGATCAATATATCCTTTGCCATTATCATGGGCACGCTGATATATTTTTTCTCCATGTAGTTCATCACCTTTTCAAGTATCTCACGCGATTCTTTATCAAGGCTTTGCACTTCATCGGCAAATACGGTATTTACTGCGTTGTTGCGTATCTCTTTTATCTTTTCGGGCACCTGGCGCATCGCCAGTTCAATTTTGCGCTGTTTAAGCATCACCAAAAACTCGGCAATATTTTGCTCTATAATGGTTTCGGCATGTACCAATTCCTGGTAGCGCTCCTGCAGGTTCTTTTTAGCTATTTCGTTAAGCGAGTGTACCTCAATAAAGTTTACCTCAAATTGCTCCAATACTTCGGGTGCGGTATCGTTTGGTATAGCCAGATCCACAATAGTTTTGCGATCGGTTTCGCCGTTTAATAAGGAGGTGTAAATTTCGGGAGTAATAATAGGTTCTGTTGCCGATGTACAGGTAATAATAGCATCGAAACCTTTTTTGTAATTTTTAAGCTCGGCAAGTTCAAAAGCTTCTCCGCCTAAATCGCCTGCCAATTGTTGCGCCTTTGATATAGTGCGGTTAAATACCGAAAAGTTAGAAAACTTATGCTTTTGCAGATATTTAGATATATTCTTGTTGGTTTCGCCTGCACCAATTATAAGGATGCGGGCGTTTGAACATAACTTAAGGTCCTTTAATTTACGATAGGCTAATGACACTACCGAAATAGGATTTTTTGAAATATTGGTATGAGTATAAACCTCTTTAGCGGTTTTTACTACGCAATCCATCACCACGCGCAGGCAATCGCCGGTTAAGCCCGCCTGGCGGCCATCTTCGTAAGCTTTACGCAATTGGGCTAAAATTTCTTTTTCGCCAACTATCAGGCTTTCTAAGGAGCATGAGGTGCGCAGCAAATGATTCATAGCATCCTGCCCGCTGTATATAGATGCAGCGTTTAAAAAAATATCGGTGGAGTGCGAGCAAAGGCCAATTTCTAAAGCCTGTATAAAGCGATGTGCAAATTCTTTATCAACTGTTTGCTGGGTCGACATAACAAATTCAACCCGGTTACATGTAGCCAAATAAAATATTTCCGAGATACCAAAATTGGCTTTCACCTCACGAAGCTTATCAGTCAGATTTTCCTGGCAAATTACCAATCTCCCTAATTCCTTCAGCTCAATCTGTTTATGCGTAAAAGCTATTACCTTTAAATACTTCAAAGCAGTTTTTAATTTGACCCAACAAAAATAAGATACCAAACAGCATGCAATGTCAAGGCTTTGTCAAACAGGCGCATTTAGAATGATTATAAATAATGATAAAAATTGAATTAATAGCTCTGTTTGTTAGCAAAATATCGTTTTTATAAGCAAATATTCAACATAAAATGCAAATATTAAAAAAGATAAGCTTAGTGACTATAGTCATTTTATACTTTTTAGCCGGATTAAACCATTTTATACATCCTACAGGTTACGTTAACATCATTCCGCATTATTTGCCCTATGTTGCTATATTAAACATATTGGCAGGCATTGCCGAAATATTGTTTGCCCTTTTGCTGATACGCTCAAAAACGCGTAAGGTTGCCGCATGGGGCATAATTTTAATGCTTATCGCTTTTTTACCCGTGCATATTACCATGCTTGCCAACGCACCTTTTAAATTGGGCAATTTGCTGGTTACACCAACCATAGCCTGGGCCAGGCTGGCATTACAACCGGTATTAATGCTGTGGGCGTGGTGGCATAGAAAGTAGCGGCAAGTTTAGTATAAGTGCAAGTTAAATTTCTATTCAAAAAACTTGATACTTACATTAAATATTTGCTACTTGGTACTATTACAAACATTTATAAAAAATACGGGTTACAGGAAAATGGATCTGCAAAGTATTGAATTACGCACGCTGGAAGTACAGGATTACCAGGAGTTGAAAAAATCGATGAAATCGGCTTACCTGGATATGGAAGACGACCATTGGGACGCCGGATCGATAAAAAAACTGATAAAACTTTTCCCCGAAGGGCAGGTTTGCGTTGCCGTTAACGGCGAAGTAGTAGGCTGCGCACTAGCCATTATTGTTGATTATAAAAAATTTGGCGATAGCCATACCTATAAGCAAATAACCGGTAGCGGCACCTTTAAAACACACGACGAAAATGGCGATACGCTTTATGGTATCGAGATATTTGTACATCCTAAGTATCGCGGCCTAAGGCTGGCACGCCGCCTATACGAGGCCCGCAAGGCGCTTTGCGAAAAGCTGAATCTAAAAAGCATTATAGCAGGTGGCCGTATACCCAACTATCAAAAATACCAAAATGACCTTACCCCAAGGCAGTATATAGATAAAGTAAAGTATAAAGAAATATACGACCCTACCCTGTCTTTCCAGTTAGCTAACGATTTTCACGTGCGTAAAATACTGCGCAATTACCTGCCCGAGGATGCCCGCTCAAAGGGTTTTGCTACGTTGATAGAGTGGAACAATGTATACTACGAAGAGGTAAGCACATCCATCAATAATAAAACTGTGGTGCGCATTGGTTTGGTGCAATGGCAAATGAGGCCATACAATAATATAAGCGAGCTAATGAAGCATGCCGAGTATTTTGTGGATGCCGTGAGCGATTACCAGTCGGATTTTATACTATTCCCCGAGTTGTTTAATACGCCCCTAATGGCCGAGTATAACCATATGGATGCAGCAAAGGCCATGCGCGAGCTGGCCAAATACACCGGGCCCATTACCGAAGCGTTTGCCAAGCTGGCGGTATCGTACAACGTAAACATTATTGCAGGCAGTATGCCAAAGATAATTGACGATTCGTTGTACAACGTCTCTTTTCTTTTCAGGCGCAATGGCAGCATGGAAGAAACCATAAAAATACACCCCACGCCTTCCGAAATAAGCTCGTGGGGTATGCGCGGCGGTAGCGATGTCAGGGTTTTTGATACGGATGCCGGGCGCATTGGTATTTTAATATGTTACGATGTAGAGTTTCCGGAACTATCGCGCATACTGGCCAGCCAGGATATGGATATATTGTTTGTACCCTTTTTAACCGATACCCAAAATGGTTATAACCGGGTTAAGTTTTGCGCGCAGGCCCGCGCTGTCGAGAATGAGTGTTATGTGGCCATTGCGGGCTGTGTAGGTAATTTACCTAATGTAAATAATATGGATATCTCTTACGCGCAATCGGCAGTGTTTACGCCCTCAGACTTTGGTTTTCCGATGAATGGCGTACAATCAGAAGCTACGCCAAACAGCGAAATGATAGTAATTGCAGATGTGGACCTATCAGTTTTAAGCGCCCTGCACGAGTATGGTAGCGTACAAAACTTAAAAGACCGCCGCACCGATCTGTATGGTATCATGTTTAATGGGAAGAAAGTTTAATATCAATTGATACATTTTGTGTATAATTGATAGTAATGAAGTTTTATACTATTGAGCCTAAACCGCATATTAAATTAAGGATTATTGCCACATTGATAGATTATGGCATTTACTTTATCTTTTTATTTATATTTCTATATGTATTTGACGAGGACCCACAGGAAGGTAAAATGCAAGTAACAGGGTCGCTCACCCTTGTACTTCCTATTGTTTGGTTTTTGTACTTTGTGATATTAGAATCAGCTAATCAGGCCACTCCAGGGCACGATATAGTTAAATTAAAAGTATATACTTTAGATGGTCGTAAACCAACATTCTCCGCTTGTTTAAAACGTCGATTGTTAGACCCTTTCGATATATTCATGTATGGCATTCCTGCTTTAGTTTGCATTTCAAAAACAGCCAGACACCAAAGGTTGGGCGATTTGTGGGCAGATACCATCATTGCAAAAAACAATGATATAACTGAGAAAGACGTTATATTTTAACCATGATCGCTAAGCAACATTATTCCATCCCCGGTGCAAAAGGCCGCGGTATGGCCGCCGATATCACCTTTGATACCCTTAACCCTTATGCGCCGCTTGTGGTATTTGCACATGGCATACGTGGTTTTAAAGATTGGGGAGCGCACGACATGGTGGCCAGGCACTTTACCCAAAATGGTTTCCGTTTTCTAAAATTCAACTTTTCGCACAACGGTACTACGGCCGAAAAACCTACCGAATTTGCCGACCTGATAGCCTTTGGCGACAACACCTTTTCTATTGAGCTTGACGACTTGAAGTCGGTTATCGATTTTGCCTGCAGCGGCTCGGCCATTCCGGCGGTTAAAAGCATATACCTTATTGGCCATAGCATGGGCGGCGGTATCAGCATCATTAAAACAGCCGAAGACACGCGTATTAAAAAACTGGTTACGATGGCTGCTATATCCGGCTTTCATAACCTATGGCCCAAACAGGCCGAAGAGCAGTGGCGGCTACAGGGTGTAATGTATATGGTAAATTCGCGTACAGGCCAAAATATGCCCTATAAAGCTGCCTTGTTGGACGATCTATACACGCATCCACTACGCTTAAACATACCGCTTAAAGCAGCCGAAATAACACAACCCTGGTTAATTATACATGGCGATGCCGATACCAGTGTTCCGCTAAGCCATGCCGAAGCGCTACACAAGGCCCAGCCCAACGCGGAGTTAATGGTGATTGCAGGAGCCGACCATACATTTAACGCGGTACACCCATACTTACAACCCAACCTGCCTGCCCAGCTTTTAGCCTTTTGTGATGCTACGATCGCCTTTTTCAAAAAATAAAATTGTTTAAACATCTGTAATGAAAGTTTTACCGTATTGTGGTATATAATAGATAAACAAGTTTTATAATTGCTATATGAGTTTAGCCGGAGCCAAAAAAAATGGAAACAAGTTTTTAAACCCAATACCTACAGACGAAGCCGGTTTCGATAAAATGGTTCCTATTTTAAAGGAATACTATAGTAATAAAGCCGAAAACACGCCTAAAAAAACTTTAGGCCCGTTTAAAACCGATAGCAGTATCTACCAAAAAGACCCTGCAAGCGGTTTACGCATTACATGGATAGGGCATTCGAGTTTATTAATAGAAATTGACGGCATACGCATTTTAACCGACCC
It includes:
- the hemC gene encoding hydroxymethylbilane synthase, yielding MDRTVIIGTRGSELALWQANFVKDSLANIGITAELKIIKTQGDRILNLSFDKLEGKGFFTKELEEELLAGTIDLAVHSHKDLPTENPPGLIIAAVSEREDPSELLLILKDCVDVHQKLSLKYGAIVGTSSNRRKAQLLAYRPDLEIQDLRGNVPTRINKLRDENYDAIMIAKAGVSRLGLDLSDLHVEVLTPNELIPAPAQGVLAIQIQENNTELFEALQALNHPDVAEELAVERTVLKLFGGGCHLPLGCYCRKDDGKFQVFTSKADEGDQFPDRLFIEAETTEGMAQKVVAKFDKARKYPQSVFITRELSEQSYFRKALEKHNITIEARSLIRTVPVITKLDSYILRNVDWIFFSSKNAVEYFFKLNPQFSKNVKFGVMGSGSEEMLRRKGYFTNYVGEGVDTAEVAAEFAALANGKTVCFPGAEGSMRSIQKGLSADTKIIDLSVYETVLEEDVEPTGADVVVFTSPSNVEAYFADNLLEPNQKVVAIGKSTGSKFDEMGVKYTLPFSPDEVGLAEAVFGL
- the hemL gene encoding glutamate-1-semialdehyde-2,1-aminomutase, whose protein sequence is MTQVPDISRVKSAALYEKAKTYFPGGVNSPVRAFKSVYGTPLFIEKGDGSHIWDADGNEFIDFCCSWGPLILGHNHPAVRNKVTEVMQNGMSFGAPTALENELAELILGNNKFIQKIRFVSSGTEAVMSAIRLARGYTKRDKVLKFEGCYHGHSDSLLVKAGSGLVTFGETSSAGVPKAFADETIVVSLNDIKALEEAFNEFGGQIAAVIIEPVPANNGLLLQTKEYLEYLRELCTQNGTLLIFDEVISGFRVGFEGAAGYYGIQPDIITYGKIIGGGLPVGAYGASAGVMDHISPVGSVYQAGTLSGNPVAMAAGIAQVSELLKPGFYDELHAKTAGFVNDIQHFAAQRGYAFKVFTIGSIFWFAFTDNDSIATAEEIDPKSMEKFKLMHRELINRGIYLGPSGYEVGFISAAHTNADLETTKSAIFDSLDIVFN
- a CDS encoding alpha/beta hydrolase, with product MIAKQHYSIPGAKGRGMAADITFDTLNPYAPLVVFAHGIRGFKDWGAHDMVARHFTQNGFRFLKFNFSHNGTTAEKPTEFADLIAFGDNTFSIELDDLKSVIDFACSGSAIPAVKSIYLIGHSMGGGISIIKTAEDTRIKKLVTMAAISGFHNLWPKQAEEQWRLQGVMYMVNSRTGQNMPYKAALLDDLYTHPLRLNIPLKAAEITQPWLIIHGDADTSVPLSHAEALHKAQPNAELMVIAGADHTFNAVHPYLQPNLPAQLLAFCDATIAFFKK
- a CDS encoding DoxX family protein; protein product: MQILKKISLVTIVILYFLAGLNHFIHPTGYVNIIPHYLPYVAILNILAGIAEILFALLLIRSKTRKVAAWGIILMLIAFLPVHITMLANAPFKLGNLLVTPTIAWARLALQPVLMLWAWWHRK
- a CDS encoding transposase; the protein is MSRNYKFHDQQRPYFVTFSVVRWIDVFTRREYKDILIDSLKYCIEHKGLQLYAWVIMSNHVHLTIGTNNKPMQDILRDIKRHTSKQVTKAISENTQESRREWILWFFEREGKGNPNNEQYQFWQQGSHPIELWSNDVIDQKLDYIHNNPVKAGWVDEPEHYLYSSARDYADGKGLLDVLLLI
- a CDS encoding GNAT family N-acetyltransferase produces the protein MDLQSIELRTLEVQDYQELKKSMKSAYLDMEDDHWDAGSIKKLIKLFPEGQVCVAVNGEVVGCALAIIVDYKKFGDSHTYKQITGSGTFKTHDENGDTLYGIEIFVHPKYRGLRLARRLYEARKALCEKLNLKSIIAGGRIPNYQKYQNDLTPRQYIDKVKYKEIYDPTLSFQLANDFHVRKILRNYLPEDARSKGFATLIEWNNVYYEEVSTSINNKTVVRIGLVQWQMRPYNNISELMKHAEYFVDAVSDYQSDFILFPELFNTPLMAEYNHMDAAKAMRELAKYTGPITEAFAKLAVSYNVNIIAGSMPKIIDDSLYNVSFLFRRNGSMEETIKIHPTPSEISSWGMRGGSDVRVFDTDAGRIGILICYDVEFPELSRILASQDMDILFVPFLTDTQNGYNRVKFCAQARAVENECYVAIAGCVGNLPNVNNMDISYAQSAVFTPSDFGFPMNGVQSEATPNSEMIVIADVDLSVLSALHEYGSVQNLKDRRTDLYGIMFNGKKV
- the hemB gene encoding porphobilinogen synthase — its product is MLQRPRRNRKSEVIRQMVQETHVSAANLIFPLFIIDGDNQKSEVASMPGIYRYSVDNLLREVESCLKLGLNSFDLFPNIDEALKDKYATESYRDESLYLRAIRAVKKEFPEACVITDVAMDPYSSDGHDGVVENGEILNDETLEILGKMALAHARSGADIIAPSDMMDGRVGYIRKVLDDNGFSGVSIMSYSAKYASAFYGPFRDALNSAPKFGDKKTYQMNPANQSEALIEARLDEIEGADFLMVKPALPYLDVIKLIKDNTQLPVAAYNVSGEYAMIKAAIQKGWLNEQRAITEVLTSIRRAGANAILTYHAKEVLLNKWL
- the hemA gene encoding glutamyl-tRNA reductase produces the protein MKYLKVIAFTHKQIELKELGRLVICQENLTDKLREVKANFGISEIFYLATCNRVEFVMSTQQTVDKEFAHRFIQALEIGLCSHSTDIFLNAASIYSGQDAMNHLLRTSCSLESLIVGEKEILAQLRKAYEDGRQAGLTGDCLRVVMDCVVKTAKEVYTHTNISKNPISVVSLAYRKLKDLKLCSNARILIIGAGETNKNISKYLQKHKFSNFSVFNRTISKAQQLAGDLGGEAFELAELKNYKKGFDAIITCTSATEPIITPEIYTSLLNGETDRKTIVDLAIPNDTAPEVLEQFEVNFIEVHSLNEIAKKNLQERYQELVHAETIIEQNIAEFLVMLKQRKIELAMRQVPEKIKEIRNNAVNTVFADEVQSLDKESREILEKVMNYMEKKYISVPMIMAKDILINNN
- a CDS encoding RDD family protein, with translation MKFYTIEPKPHIKLRIIATLIDYGIYFIFLFIFLYVFDEDPQEGKMQVTGSLTLVLPIVWFLYFVILESANQATPGHDIVKLKVYTLDGRKPTFSACLKRRLLDPFDIFMYGIPALVCISKTARHQRLGDLWADTIIAKNNDITEKDVIF